A genomic stretch from Telopea speciosissima isolate NSW1024214 ecotype Mountain lineage chromosome 7, Tspe_v1, whole genome shotgun sequence includes:
- the LOC122667918 gene encoding rho GTPase-activating protein 2-like isoform X1 — protein MTGMVMITKSVGCRGEEGDGKGTQTDEQQQNQLSLFALLISALRRSMVSCRVERHEDSVSSTTTTTTTTTTTTVHHMDIGWPTNVRHITHVTFDRFNGFLGLPVEFEVEIPCRVPSASASVFGVSAESMQCSYDSKGNSVPTILLLMQERLYSQAGLKAEGIFRINPENSQEEHVRDQLNRGIVPDDIDVHCLAGLIKAWFRELPEGVLDGLSPEEVLQCNTEDESVELVKQLMPTQAALLNWAIGLMADVVEEEESNKMNARNIAMVFAPNMTQMSDPLTALMHAVQVMNLLKTLIIRTLREREEIATGGYSPFSSHSSGQHTDEDYDSHQEMMDTSCELRGPTSDYDDHANYSQSSGDEDEDEDEDGDNSSNLIEECFLRQLDENEVPTHDCPEEAEGNMGVEHLRHSGCSGFNTESAFSSSNSKYGSSGLSTSDVEDSGISEISMGELNSAKAILECCQETQDSSRAVEMLDKQKESSCAISLPVIVSGDSG, from the exons ATGACCGGAATGGTGATGATTACAAAGAGTGTTGGTTGCAGAGGAGAAGAGGGTGATGGGAAGGGAACACAAACAGATGAGCAGCAGCAAAACCAGCTCTCCCTCTTCGCATTACTCATATCTGCTCTGAGGAGATCTATGGTCTCTTGCCGAGTCGAACGTCATGAAGATTCTgtctcctccaccaccaccaccaccaccaccaccaccacaaccaccgtCCATCACATGGATATTGGATGGCCTACCAATGTTCGCCACATCACCCATGTTACCTTCGACCGCTTCAATGGCTTCCTCGGCCTCCCCGTTGAGTTCGAAGTTGAGATCCCCTGTCGAGTCCCCAGCGCCAG TGCTAGTGTATTTGGTGTCTCTGCAGAATCAATGCAGTGTTCTTATGATTCCAAAGGGAATAGTGTGCCCACTATTCTCTTGCTAATGCAGGAAAGGTTATACTCTCAAGCAGGTCTAAAG GCAGAAGGGATATTCAGGATAAACCCAGAGAATAGCCAAGAGGAGCATGTTAGGGACCAGCTGAACAGGGGTATTGTACCAGATGACATTGATGTACACTGTTTGGCCGGCCTGATCAAAGCTTGGTTCCGAGAGCTCCCGGAGGGAGTTCTGGATGGTCTTTCCCCAGAGGAAGTTCTTCAGTGCAACACAGAAGATGAGAGTGTGGAGCTGGTGAAGCAACTCATGCCAACTCAGGCTGCACTACTTAACTGGGCAATTGGACTTATGGCTGATGTCGTCGAGGAAGAAGAATCCAACAAGATGAATGCAAGAAACATTGCAATGGTTTTTGCACCAAACATGACTCAG ATGTCTGATCCGTTAACAGCTCTTATGCATGCTGTTCAAGTTATGAACTTGCTCAAGACCTTGATTATAAGAACACTAAGGGAACGCGAGGAGATTGCAACAGGAGGATACTCGCCTTTCTCATCTCATTCATCTGGTCAGCACACTGATGAGGACTATGACAGTCATCAAGAGATGATGGATACAAGCTGTGAATTGAGAGGGCCAACTTCAGATTATGATGATCATGCTAACTACAGTCAAAGTAGcggagatgaagatgaagacgaAGACGAAGATGGAGACAATTCATCAAATCTGATTGAGGAATGCTTCTTGAGGCAATTGGATGAGAACGAAGTGCCCACACATGATTGCCCCGAGGAAGCCGAAGGAAACATGGGAGTGGAGCACCTCCGTCACAGTGGCTGTTCTGGCTTCAACACAGAGTCTGCTTTTTCATCATCAAACAGTAAATATGGGAGTTCAGGCTTGAGCACAAGCGATGTAGAGGACTCTGGGATAAGTGAGATCTCTATGGGAGAGTTAAACAGTGCAAAGGCCATTTTAGAATGTTGTCAAGAGACCCAAGACAGTAGTAGAGCTGTGGAAATGTTAGACAAGCAGAAGGAATCCTCATGCGCTATTTCCTTGCCAGTTATTGTGTCTGGTGATTCTGGGTGA
- the LOC122667918 gene encoding rho GTPase-activating protein 2-like isoform X2, with protein sequence MTGMVMITKSVGCRGEEGDGKGTQTDEQQQNQLSLFALLISALRRSMVSCRVERHEDSVSSTHMDIGWPTNVRHITHVTFDRFNGFLGLPVEFEVEIPCRVPSASASVFGVSAESMQCSYDSKGNSVPTILLLMQERLYSQAGLKAEGIFRINPENSQEEHVRDQLNRGIVPDDIDVHCLAGLIKAWFRELPEGVLDGLSPEEVLQCNTEDESVELVKQLMPTQAALLNWAIGLMADVVEEEESNKMNARNIAMVFAPNMTQMSDPLTALMHAVQVMNLLKTLIIRTLREREEIATGGYSPFSSHSSGQHTDEDYDSHQEMMDTSCELRGPTSDYDDHANYSQSSGDEDEDEDEDGDNSSNLIEECFLRQLDENEVPTHDCPEEAEGNMGVEHLRHSGCSGFNTESAFSSSNSKYGSSGLSTSDVEDSGISEISMGELNSAKAILECCQETQDSSRAVEMLDKQKESSCAISLPVIVSGDSG encoded by the exons ATGACCGGAATGGTGATGATTACAAAGAGTGTTGGTTGCAGAGGAGAAGAGGGTGATGGGAAGGGAACACAAACAGATGAGCAGCAGCAAAACCAGCTCTCCCTCTTCGCATTACTCATATCTGCTCTGAGGAGATCTATGGTCTCTTGCCGAGTCGAACGTCATGAAGATTCTgtctcctccac TCACATGGATATTGGATGGCCTACCAATGTTCGCCACATCACCCATGTTACCTTCGACCGCTTCAATGGCTTCCTCGGCCTCCCCGTTGAGTTCGAAGTTGAGATCCCCTGTCGAGTCCCCAGCGCCAG TGCTAGTGTATTTGGTGTCTCTGCAGAATCAATGCAGTGTTCTTATGATTCCAAAGGGAATAGTGTGCCCACTATTCTCTTGCTAATGCAGGAAAGGTTATACTCTCAAGCAGGTCTAAAG GCAGAAGGGATATTCAGGATAAACCCAGAGAATAGCCAAGAGGAGCATGTTAGGGACCAGCTGAACAGGGGTATTGTACCAGATGACATTGATGTACACTGTTTGGCCGGCCTGATCAAAGCTTGGTTCCGAGAGCTCCCGGAGGGAGTTCTGGATGGTCTTTCCCCAGAGGAAGTTCTTCAGTGCAACACAGAAGATGAGAGTGTGGAGCTGGTGAAGCAACTCATGCCAACTCAGGCTGCACTACTTAACTGGGCAATTGGACTTATGGCTGATGTCGTCGAGGAAGAAGAATCCAACAAGATGAATGCAAGAAACATTGCAATGGTTTTTGCACCAAACATGACTCAG ATGTCTGATCCGTTAACAGCTCTTATGCATGCTGTTCAAGTTATGAACTTGCTCAAGACCTTGATTATAAGAACACTAAGGGAACGCGAGGAGATTGCAACAGGAGGATACTCGCCTTTCTCATCTCATTCATCTGGTCAGCACACTGATGAGGACTATGACAGTCATCAAGAGATGATGGATACAAGCTGTGAATTGAGAGGGCCAACTTCAGATTATGATGATCATGCTAACTACAGTCAAAGTAGcggagatgaagatgaagacgaAGACGAAGATGGAGACAATTCATCAAATCTGATTGAGGAATGCTTCTTGAGGCAATTGGATGAGAACGAAGTGCCCACACATGATTGCCCCGAGGAAGCCGAAGGAAACATGGGAGTGGAGCACCTCCGTCACAGTGGCTGTTCTGGCTTCAACACAGAGTCTGCTTTTTCATCATCAAACAGTAAATATGGGAGTTCAGGCTTGAGCACAAGCGATGTAGAGGACTCTGGGATAAGTGAGATCTCTATGGGAGAGTTAAACAGTGCAAAGGCCATTTTAGAATGTTGTCAAGAGACCCAAGACAGTAGTAGAGCTGTGGAAATGTTAGACAAGCAGAAGGAATCCTCATGCGCTATTTCCTTGCCAGTTATTGTGTCTGGTGATTCTGGGTGA
- the LOC122669116 gene encoding proteasome subunit alpha type-6: MSRGSGAGYDRHITIFSPEGRLFQVEYAFKAVKASGITSIGVRGKDSICVVTQKKVPDKLLDHTSVTHLFAITKYTGLLATGMTADARTLVQQARNEAAEFRFKYGYEMPVDVLARWIADKSQIYTQHAYMRPLGVAAMVLGIDEESGPQLFKCDPAGHFFGHKATSAGLKEQEAINFLEKKMKNDPAFSYEETVQTAISALQSVLQEDFKANEIEVGVVKKDNPIFRVLSTEEIDEHLTAISERD, from the exons ATGAGTCGTGGAAGTGGAGCTGGTTACGACCGTCACATAACCATCTTCTCCCCTGAAGGTCGTCTCTTCCAAGTTG AGTATGCTTTTAAGGCAGTGAAGGCTTCTGGGATCACCTCCATCGGAGTGCGAGGAAAGGATTCAATCTGCGTTGTTACACAAAAGAAGGTCCCG GACAAGCTCTTGGATCATACTAGTGTCACACATCTTTTTGCCATTACGAAGTACACTGGATTGTTGGCGACCGGCATGACAG CTGATGCAAGGACATTGGTCCAACAAGCAAGGAATGAAGCAGCTGAGTTTCGTTTCAAATACGGATATGAGATGCCTGTGGATGTATTAGCCAGATG GATTGCAGACAAATCGCAAATCTATACCCAACATGCCTATATGAGACCTCTTGGAGTAG CTGCTATGGTTTTGGGTATTGATGAAGAAAGTGGGCCTCAACTTTTCAAGTGCGACCCAGCTGGTCATTTCTTTGGTCACAAG GCCACTAGTGCTGGCTTGAAAGAACAGGAGGCAATCAACTtcttggagaagaaaatgaaaaatgatccTGCATTCTCTTATGAAGAAACAGTACAG ACTGCCATTTCTGCCCTGCAATCAGTTTTGCAAGAGGATTTCAAAGCCAATGAAATAGAG GTAGGAGTTGTCAAAAAAGATAATCCAATTTTTAGAGTATTGTCAACCGAGGAGATTGATGAGCACTTGACAGCCATAAGCGAGCGTGATTAA
- the LOC122669114 gene encoding cyclin-L1-1-like has product MIYTALDTFYLTDEQLRNSPSRKDDIDEATETTLRIYGCDLIQESGILLKLPQAVMATAQVLFHRFYCKKSFARFNVKRVAASCVWLASKLEESPRKAKHVLMVFHRMECRRENLPIEHLDVFSKKYSELKMDLNRTERHLLKEMGFICHVEHPHKFISNYLATLETPPELRQEAWNLANDSLRTTLCVRFKSEVVACGVVYAAARRFQVPLPEDPPWWKAFDAEKSGIDEVCRVLAHLYSLPKALHIPVCKDGDSFTTSRQTTDSQGQQISKEGTPNGLAGNNDTSSPKVVPAVANPDTSGSKGAIVKVACEKLKESKKSDDDAKNLPIDEVMREELPSKSKAEHRQEGSGERNRERDRERERERERSKAWDRDRGRDGRDSDREREREKEMERERDKVKDRSHRSKDKGKDSGGHSEKSRHHPSRDRSDYHSSSYSSREKDRHRHHPYT; this is encoded by the exons ATGATTTACACAGCACTCGATACATTCTACTTGACGGATGAGCAGTTAAGAAACTCCCCGTCAAGGAAAGATGACATAGATGAAGCTACAGAAACAACACTTAGAATTTATGGATGTGATCTCATTCAGGAAAGCGGCATTTTGCTCAAATT ACCTCAGGCAGTAATGGCAACAGCCCAAGTTCTATTCCATCGTTTCTACTGCAAGAAGTCATTTGCTCGCTTTAACGTGAAG AGGGTTGCTGCTAGTTGTGTTTGGCTTGCCTCAAAGCTGGAGGAAAGCCCTAGGAAAGCAAAGCACGTGCTCATGGTATTCCATAGGATGGAATGTCGGAGAGAAAATTTACCCATAGAGCATTTGGACGTCTTTTCTAAG AAATATTCAGAGTTGAAGATGGACTTGAACAGAACAGAGAGACACTTATTGAAAGAGATGGGTTTCATTTGTCATGTTGAACATCCTCATAAGTTCATATCGAACTACCTTGCTACACTTGAAACACCTCCAGAGTTAAGGCAGGAGGCTTGGAATCTTGCAAATGATAG CCTGCGTACAACCTTGTGTGTTAGATTCAAGAGTGAAGTTGTGGCTTGTGGTGTTGTATATGCGGCTGCTCGAAGGTTCCAGGTACCACTTCCTGAGGACCCTCCATGGTGGAAGGCTTTCGATGCAGAGAAGTCTGGGATTGATGAAGTCTGTAGGGTTTTGGCACACCTGTACAGCCTTCCCAAAGCACTACACATACCAGTGTGTAAAGATGGGGATTCATTCACAACATCAAGACAGACAACAGACTCACAAGGGCAGCAAATTTCGAAG GAAGGAACACCGAATGGACTGGCAGGTAATAATGATACATCTAGTCCCAAGGTTGTGCCTGCAGTTGCCAATCCAGACACCAGTGGTTCGAAAGGTGCAATTGTAAAAGTAGCCTGTGAAAAATTAAAGGAGTCCAAGAAAAGTGATGATGATGCCAAGAATCTCCCAATTGATGAAGTGATGAGAGAAGAACTTCCATCAAAGTCCAAGGCTGAGCACAGACAGGAGGGAAGTGGAGAAAGGAACagggagagggatagggagagggagagggagagggagagatcaaAGGCTTGGGACCGTGATAGGGGAAGGGATGGAAGGGATTCTGACAGGGAAAGGGaacgagagaaagagatggaaagggaacGAGACAAAGTCAAGGATAGAAGTCATCGTTCCAAGGACAAGGGAAAAGATTCAG GAGGGCATTCAGAGAAATCAAGGCACCATCCATCACGAG ATCGTAGCGACTACCATAGCTCCTCCTATTCATCCCGCGAGAAGGATCGACACAGACATCATCCATACACATGA
- the LOC122667917 gene encoding pentatricopeptide repeat-containing protein At1g08070, chloroplastic-like: MHLLLVRPKNVSSTSIRNQRYSLINLLQSPSTTTRQLKQIHAQLLLRNSLARSLLYLHNSMLLAYANSPTPNDAFAFFATQMRHLPWDKYTLQFLLKASSKSKSLFHATHVHLTTIKRGFTSYTTLMNAILCCYGMCDRLQDALNLFDTMPQRDIVSFNSMIHNYAESGNMDDAFRIFQQVPSPNVITWTTLVFGFSSNGDVSAAREVFERMPETDVVSWNAMISSYVQNHDPFEALQLFRGMLTENFKPNSTTVCSVLSACGCLGTLETGKWIHVFINKSRFRLDPFLGSALIDMYFKCGVTELAVEVFGCLKEQNLCTWNALINGLAMNGHAEKALDMFNKMMIDNGFRPDEVTFVGVLLACSHGGFVEEGRRHFYRTMKEYGIAPALEHYACMVDLLGRSGLLTEAEEVIRNMPITPDVVVWRALLGGCRLHKNVELAEKVVLEMEAQGSGDYVLLSNLYASVGRWEDVEKIRKIMKHRKIKKTPGCSSIEVDNTIHEFISGDKSHPRYAVICKKLEELGIKMSQDGYSGETSVVLFDIEEEEKEQALGHHSEKLAIGFGLISTAPGSTLRIVKNLRFCTDCHNATKLISKICNREIVVRDRTRFHHFKNGICSCKDYW, encoded by the coding sequence ATGCATCTTCTTCTCGTTCGACCCAAAAATGTCTCCTCAACTTCAATTCGAAACCAGAGATACAGCCTCATCAATCTCTTGCAGTCTCCCTCAACAACTACCAGACAACTCAAGCAAATCCATGCCCAACTACTCCTCCGTAACTCGCTTGCTCGTTCACTTCTCTACCTCCACAATTCCATGCTCTTGGCGTATGCCAATTCACCGACGCCCAACGATGCTTTTGCCTTCTTCGCTACCCAAATGCGCCATCTGCCCTGGGACAAGTACACGTTGCAGTTCCTTCTCAAGGCTTCTTCCAAGTCTAAGTCTCTTTTCCATGCTACCCATGTCCATTTGACGACTATAAAGCGTGGCTTTACTTCTTATACGACTCTCATGAATGCAATTTTATGTTGCTATGGTATGTGTGATCGGCTTCAGGATGCACTGAACCTATTTGATACAATGCCTCAACGGGACATTGTCTCTTTCAATTCCATGATTCACAATTATGCTGAATCAGGAAACATGGATGATGCATTTCGGATTTTCCAACAAGTTCCTTCACCAAATGTCATTACTTGGACTACCTTGGTATTTGGGTTCTCTAGTAATGGAGATGTATCAGCAGCTCGAGAGGTTTTTGAACGGATGCCAGAGACAGATGTGGTTTCTTGGAATGCCATGATCTCAAGCTATGTGCAGAACCACGATCCATTTGAGGCCTTGCAATTGTTCCGTGGGATGTTGACCGAGAATTTTAAACCCAATTCTACTACTGTCTGCAGCGTGCTATCGGCTTGTGGGTGCCTTGGAACTCTGGAGACAGGGAAATGGATTCATGTTTTCATTAATAAGAGTCGGTTTCGGTTGGATCCATTCTTGGGTTCTGCACTTATTGACATGTACTTCAAATGTGGGGTCACGGAGTTGGCTGTGGAGGTTTTCGGGTGTTTGAAGGAGCAAAATTTGTGTACTTGGAATGCCCTTATCAATGGGTTGGCCATGAATGGCCATGCTGAAAAAGCACTGGATATGTTCAATAAGATGATGATTGATAATGGGTTTAGACCTGACGAGGTCACATTTGTGGGAGTGCTCTTGGCCTGCAGTCATGGGGGGTTTGTAGAAGAAGGCAGAAGGCACTTCTATAGGACCATGAAAGAATATGGAATTGCCCCAGCATTGGAACATTATGCTTGTATGGTGGATCTTCTTGGTCGTTCTGGTCTATTGACAGAAGCTGAAGAGGTTATAAGAAATATGCCAATCACACCAGATGTGGTTGTTTGGAGGGCTTTGCTGGGAGGTTGTAGACTTCACAAGAATGTTGAATTGGCAGAAAAAGTTGTTTTAGAAATGGAAGCTCAGGGTAGTGGAGACTATGTGCTTCTGTCGAACTTGTATGCCTCAGTTGGGAGATGGGAAGATGTTGAGAAAATTAGGAAGATCATGAAGCATAGAAAGATCAAGAAGACACCTGGTTGTAGTTCAATTGAGGTTGATAACACAATTCATGAGTTTATCTCTGGTGACAAGTCACACCCTAGATATGCAGTGATTTGTAAAAAGTTGGAGGAACTGGGAATTAAGATGAGTCAAGATGGCTATTCTGGTGAGACTTCTGTAGTGTTGTTTGAtatagaggaggaagagaaagagcagGCACTTGGTCATCACAGTGAAAAATTGGCAATTGGATTTGGTCTTATCAGCACAGCACCAGGATCTACCCTACGGATTGTGAAGAATCTTAGGTTTTGCACCGATTGTCACAATGCTACCAAGTTGATATCAAAGATCTGCAACCGGGAAATAGTGGTTCGTGACCGAACCAGGTTTCATCATTTCAAAAATGGAATTTGTAGTTGCAAGGATTATTGGTAG